The genomic region gacCCGAAAATTCGTGATACCCGGGTACCCGAAATCGGGTCGGGAAcccgacaatttttattgttcggAGACCCGAATGTCATAAATTTTCGGGTCCCGATCCGAATTATCAAAATCTGACCCATGGCTCGAGTACCCTCCCACCCTAGCGTTGCCGTACCGATAAAACCGATGTCATTTTTGTGAAATGCAGTATTGCTAGGCTCCAATTTGTCTATCCCCTTATTATATCTGTAAATAAATGTGAAAATAAGTGTCTTTTGTATCAGTGGAAGAGTTAATTAATTGGAAAACGTACTTTGGTAATCTATGTCTAGGGCATGGTATAAAATGGAACAATTGAGGTACACTGTAcaggaaattaataatttgcggaatgaaaaacaacaatgtGGTTTTGCTAAAATGCCCAATGATGCCAACAACGGCGAATGTCATTCCTGACAAGTAACAAAATGTGTCCCCTACGAATACTTGTGCTGGGTACCTTGAACAAAAAAAACGTGATTCAGATTATTAAACTGCTTTCCGTTATTTTGAAACGATTGCAAATGTGAATGGAGTAAACAGAAAACGAAATAGCAGTTGCAATAGCTCTTGGAGAATACTGTGGCATActttaagaaaaattaattttttcatcttCGGCATTTTCAACTtccttttttcaatttctacgtATATATAACCACTCGTTTAAAAATCCCGGCCAATCCTAGACAGTGTTGACTTTGAAACATTTAGAATTTAGAACCATcaaattctgggagtaagtatTGAGTATTCGATTTAATAGTTGAAAGTGACCATATTCCAAGCATTTTTTTATAGTTCATAATATAGTAaactgaaatacaaaatctGATATTAATCGATCATTCACTTTTTTCTGTACTGTTGTTTAAAAAATCTTATATTTTCCCCACTTGCTACTGTGTTCTAACCCCCTAAAGTGCTCCATCAGAGAAAAAGTTTGGGAAACCCGGAGTTAGCGAGTGATTCGAAGTGGTCACGTGATGGAAGTGACTCACTCCGTAGATGCTCATAATGAATGAATTAGCGAGGTTTTGAGACGCGTGCGCCCTGGGAGATGTTGCAATCGCGCTTGCCGACGGGATTCGACGAACGACGTTGCGTGGGAGAGCATTCGGGCGTGGTTTTTCTGCCGTTGGGAGGAGGAATCTCGACGAGGTAGATTTCGGTAGAACGGCGGGACCTCTTCAAACGAAAGACTCGTCGCTCGAACTCGGAAAATATGTGGCGCAACGATAAAACCGCTTCGccgaacgaagaaacgtcgcgGACAGGCTAGAAGACACCGTTCTATCCACCGAGCGAGTTGTTCACGTGCAATCAGGGCCATTTCAGAATTAAATGGCACGTCGGGGAGCGGTGACGTCACGGTTTAAACGTCACGAACCAAAGGTATTCACCTCGCCTATACACCGTGAGTCTGTTCAACACATTCAGACAATAtcatttgaaatttttcaacgtaaaattcgaaatttttcacTGCATACACACGTGAACTTGTCTAACTTTCACGTTTCAAATATGATCTTGACAAAGTAAAGGAAACTAATTTCGTTTAAATTCCTGCAAAAGCATTGTAGAGTAACCGAAAgtattttgttcatttttcagACTCGTACATCGACTATACACATGCTTTCGGCTAGGTCCCTCTGGTAACAGAGAATTTAGGTTCGAcattaaaaatttcatggtTCGGAAGATGAACAACTGACAAATTCGGGCAAGGACGGTAGTGAGATGCAGTCCCGCTTAGATGGGAAACTGGCCTTGCTTTACACATTGTTAGTTTTGCAAGTTCTTATTGTTATGATTTATGTTGCTACTACTCCACCTTCTGAATTAACCGTGCCGACAACACATACCTCTGTTACATTTGTGAAATTCGAAGAGGTACAGGTAAGGGTACTATGAACTCTATACTCCATATATTAAGTATAAGAAAAAGTTCTTTTGTTTTCCttctacaaaaattgtttaaagacTCTGCATAACTTATTTATTACGATATAATTTTGTAATCCAGGTCATTCAAAGACTGCACTGTGCCAGGTCGTGTCGAATAATTTTCACTAGGAATAGTATAGATGACTTTTGAATTTTGGAAGAACTTTCTCTTAAATTTAGTAGAAAATGCTAAATGTTAAAATGCTCTAACCGTTGTTCCGTATCGAAATGGAAATTCTAACAGGAGCCTCGAGTGCAACCGATCAATCGCAAAAGGTTTCCCATCTACCAGACAATCAACGGGGAGATAACGCTGCAAGATGTCAAGACTTACACTTTGTTCGACGTGTACAATCATACCGTTTGTTGGAAGCACGGAGTGGATAATCAGAAGATGAGAAGCAGCGAAGATaactttgaaaaatgtatttgcACACAAGGATGGCACGGTTCGGATTGTGGCCAGCCAGAGGTCGTTTGGAGAGCGATCATGGCATCGAAACAGAACGTCAAGCTGAAGCATCGTAGAACTGCTAGACGTATCATTCACACATTTTTTCTGAACGAATACAATTCGGCGATCGCGGAGGTGATAGTAGAAGAGTTATACAACGTAGTCGATCTTTTTGTAATCTGTGATTTCAGTAACGCCGAGGATAATTTTCACCATAAGCTACTCAAAGGTTTATTGCAGCAGGAACAgaagaaaattttatatattaatatagcaGCAAAGGTGCACAAGCCGCTGAGGGTAGTATCCAAATACATTTGGGAGAAGATTAAGACTGTAGTACGAAACTTAAGAGACGATGATATTTATGTAACGACTGAATCCGAACAAGTACTGAACTCCAGGGCATTAATGTTCCTCAAGGTATACAACGGTTGGCCGCAACCGATCGGCTTTAGATTAAGGTGGTCAGTTTACGGATTCTTCTGGCAACACCCACTTAAAACAACGATAACGGTTGGCGCGTGCACGATCGGATTGATGCGCGAAGCTTATCAATCGAATCCCATCATGCTGCAACAACTGGAAGAAGACTTGAGTGAGAGGGATAGCCTAGGCCTAGTAATAGGAGACTTGAATCATTACGGTGGATGGTATTGTTATCTGTGCCAGGCGCCGGCGAACATTATAACCAGCCTGCACAACAAAGTGAAATCGAACGAGATTCAATTAGAGAAAACTATCGATGTACCGTTCATCGAGGACCTAATAGGAAGCGGACTATGGTTAGACGGGAAAACTAATCTCCTAAGAGTCTCGAAATCTCGGGACCTCTATTTTGCGCCTGAAACAATACTTAACAATACATGGAAATATGACTGGCTGGTAGAGAATTTTTATGCTAAATTAGACTATTACTGACATACTGGTCGCACCCGACTGTGATATTAACTCATACTCAATACTCAGTGTAAACTATATGATACTGTACTGAATTTATATACTAAAGTAATATGTTGATtatgaattataaatattaaatgatttaTACATATAAGTTATACAGAAATAAAAAGTCTGGAGTTGTCTTTATTCAATCTGATCCAAcgtatttcaaattttctttcacgAAATTTACGTTTTCGTTTTTATGCGAGAagttgaaaattacaaatagacagcagatctctttatgcaaaataaacattttctaactgaattgcaacaatctggagtgaaatagaatttatcttctttcttaatatgtttgataggttgaaaataatgtaacagtattattaaattcctctgatatttttaccattttaaattacacctacttagttttatcataaatgcataaagattcacagtctaattataagctTAATATTTTTGGTGACAGTGATATCTAAATGTTTTCGAATGAGAGACTAACATTGTTGCATTAATTTGTCAATGTTATACGCAACTTACCAATTAAATTTTAGTAAGCCCAATGATGTAGCCGTATATGGAAGCATGAAATACAATGAGAACTGGTGTGCTTTCCAAAGGTCTCCCGACAACTCGATCACGTTAAAAATGAGTATGCTTATCGAGATCACCAAGCTCTGTCCAACTTCTAAACCATTTATGCCAGCTAATATGTTTATAGCATTTGTACAGAAGACTGCTAGCATTCCCATGTACAAATAGTAGAGTATCCATAAATCCACAGAGAAACCAAACCAGGGTCTTAAGGGTTTCGGTACTATGATTAGTGTggaattgaaattaatataatagacCATTAAAAGTGGCAATGAAGCGATCGTTGGCAGTAATAGTTTATGACGCCAACGAAGGTCCAGAACATCGTCAGCAAAACCCAAAAGTAGCATACAACAAATTGAGAGTAGAGCAGCCAAAAATTCCATAAACTGTAATCGAAATTT from Lasioglossum baleicum chromosome 2, iyLasBale1, whole genome shotgun sequence harbors:
- the Alg7 gene encoding alg7 dolichyl-phosphate N-acetylglucosaminephosphotransferase, coding for MKHSDDAWKFFFPLVTNFGMSCVAYLLTVRLIPRIKNMFIKANLHGIDMNKNTGEKVPEALGVVSGCLFLITLFLFIPIPFTDYIFSDINFPHNEFMEFLAALLSICCMLLLGFADDVLDLRWRHKLLLPTIASLPLLMVYYINFNSTLIIVPKPLRPWFGFSVDLWILYYLYMGMLAVFCTNAINILAGINGLEVGQSLVISISILIFNVIELSGDLWKAHQFSLYFMLPYTATSLGLLKFNWYPAQVFVGDTFCYLSGMTFAVVGIIGHFSKTTLLFFIPQIINFLYSVPQLFHFIPCPRHRLPKYNKGIDKLEPSNTAFHKNDIGFIGKLVMWIFTKLRLVNWREDKSNYVTCNNFTLINFVLIKTGPLKESTLSIILLLIQVFCSLLAFVIRYPLASIFYDV
- the Mgat3 gene encoding beta-1,4-mannosyl-glycoprotein 4-beta-N-acetylglucosaminyltransferase; this translates as MQSRLDGKLALLYTLLVLQVLIVMIYVATTPPSELTVPTTHTSVTFVKFEEVQEPRVQPINRKRFPIYQTINGEITLQDVKTYTLFDVYNHTVCWKHGVDNQKMRSSEDNFEKCICTQGWHGSDCGQPEVVWRAIMASKQNVKLKHRRTARRIIHTFFLNEYNSAIAEVIVEELYNVVDLFVICDFSNAEDNFHHKLLKGLLQQEQKKILYINIAAKVHKPLRVVSKYIWEKIKTVVRNLRDDDIYVTTESEQVLNSRALMFLKVYNGWPQPIGFRLRWSVYGFFWQHPLKTTITVGACTIGLMREAYQSNPIMLQQLEEDLSERDSLGLVIGDLNHYGGWYCYLCQAPANIITSLHNKVKSNEIQLEKTIDVPFIEDLIGSGLWLDGKTNLLRVSKSRDLYFAPETILNNTWKYDWLVENFYAKLDYY